CGGTGGCTCGCGCGATTTTCTGACGTTCGGTGCCGACACCACCAAAGGCGCTGCCAACCTCGGGACCGACGGCAAAGACATGGTTTGGCTCGAGGGCTCGGGGCGGCTCGGAACCTCTTCACCGCTGTTTCCGGTGGTCACCGCCAAGACCGCGCCGTTCGTTACCGACCCGGGGCAAATCGTCGCCCGGAGCCTGCGGTCGGACATCTCGCCGTACGGCGTTGCCGGGTCGACCTTCAAGGTGGGCTGCGGCTATGCAGCCTGGGCGCCGGGGGCCTATCCGCTCGGCGACGGTGGGACCGCTACCGGCATACAGGTGCTCCGCGTCGCGGATGGGTACGACGCGGCGCTCCTCAATCTAGGCGGTTCGTGGACCTGGACGCAGCCGCTCCTTGTGACGTGCGACGAGCTCTTTGCACTTGGGAACGAGAACGGTCTAGCGAACATCGTGCGTATTCCGCTCACGTCTCTCGGTCCGTGGCGAGCGCCGTAGACGTCCGCCTGGCCGACGCAGCGTTCTTGGAACGCAGACCGCTCATGGGCGTTGGCACGCGCTGCAAAAATAGGTGGAGCGACCGTTTGCTTGACGCTTCATCGCGATCCCGTGGCCGCAGGTGAAGCACGGTTTGCCGCTTCGGCGGTAGACCCAGTGACGGCCGCCGTCGCGCGCGCGCGTGACGCGTACCCCGGATGCCGCGAGCGCGTTTCTTCGGAGGAGGTCTCGAGCGCGAATGAGCACACGGCCAATCGCAGCGTCATCGAGCTCCGCCACCAGCTTGAAGGGCCAAACCTTCTCCAAGAACAAGACCTCGGACTTGTAGACGTTGCCGATGCCGGCGACCACGTGCTGCATCATGAGCACGTCGCCTATGGGGTCCGTCGCTCTTGCACGGAAGCCCGGGAGCGCGGTCTCCGTGGAAAAGGTCGCCGCAAGCAAGTCCGGCCCCGGTTCCAGTGGCGCCGTACCAAAGGGGCTCGCCTGCCGCGCTTCGTCGCCGCGGAGCAAGGCGAGTCGCGAGGGCGTCACGCAGACCACGCGCGTGCCGTCGTCGACCTCCAAGAAGAGCGCGGCATCCCTTGGCAGTGGGCGCGGCGCCTCGCGCGTGGCGATGCGAAAGGCGCCCTGCATTCCCAGGTGCACATGGAGCGAAAACCCGTCCTCGAAGACCACGAACAAGTTCTTTCCACGCGAACGAACGCGCTCGATGGCCCTGCCGACTCGGCCATCGTCGACGCGTTCGCCGAGCGACGAGCGAAATGCGGCGACTCGTCGCCCCGCGAGTACGGCGTCGAGGCTCCGCGCCGCGCGAAAGAGCGTGTCGCCCTCAGGCATGGCCTCTACACATCGGCCTCACCGCCATCGACGTACCGCCGCCGCAAGACGAAGCCGTCGCCGACCTGCTGAAAGCCCGCGGCGATGAGGGCCGGCGCGAGCGGTGAACCCTTTGCGGGAGCGCCGTCGATGCTCGAAAGCAAGATGGCCCGACGCTCGCCGCCTCGCTGGACGCGCGCAAGGCCCTCGGCGAGCGCCGCCGCGCATTGGCTGTGCATCGGCTCGTCGTCGGGCAAAAACGTGACGCACGTCTCGAGGCTGCGCCCCACAAAGCCCACGAGACGCCCCCCGGCGAGGACGACCTTCGCGCCGGAGACGCGCGAGGGTCGGCCGCGGCCTTCGTCGCCAGAAGTGGCGCCTGGCCACGGCAAGATGGAGCCGTAAGGGTTTGCCGGATCGACCGCCGAGAGGACCACCGTAGTGGGCCGACCCTCGTCGTCGCCGCTGGGCGCGCGCAAGCGATCGTCGGCACCGGGGGCGGCGAACTGCGCGCCGCCGAGGCCGGCGACGAAGTAGCCGCGTCGCACGCGGCCGCTTTGCTCCATCGTCCGAAGGACCTCGTAGACGGCGCCAAAACCTCCTTCGAGTCCCTCGGCGTGTGCGGCGCCACTCGTCAGGATGCCGTATCGGTCCAGGAGCGAGCGGGCGAGGGCCAAGCGCTTCTCCGTCTCCGTGGGGGCGGCTCCAGCGTCGGCAACCGTTGGCTCGACAAGAGACCAGCGGCCTTCGGTTCCCGGCGGCCCGCTCCGCGCCGTTG
The window above is part of the Myxococcales bacterium genome. Proteins encoded here:
- a CDS encoding formamidopyrimidine DNA glycosylase; the encoded protein is MPEGDTLFRAARSLDAVLAGRRVAAFRSSLGERVDDGRVGRAIERVRSRGKNLFVVFEDGFSLHVHLGMQGAFRIATREAPRPLPRDAALFLEVDDGTRVVCVTPSRLALLRGDEARQASPFGTAPLEPGPDLLAATFSTETALPGFRARATDPIGDVLMMQHVVAGIGNVYKSEVLFLEKVWPFKLVAELDDAAIGRVLIRARDLLRRNALAASGVRVTRARDGGRHWVYRRSGKPCFTCGHGIAMKRQANGRSTYFCSACQRP